A genome region from Longimicrobiaceae bacterium includes the following:
- the truA gene encoding tRNA pseudouridine(38-40) synthase TruA — MTNADLHRIRFTVHYDGRDFHGWQVQPDRRTVQGELERVIAKLTDGPRTVLGSGRTDRGVHATGQVAAVDVPVRWSPGALHRAMNALLPDDVWVSEAMAAAPRFHPRYDAISRSYVYRVGLSPEADSPFRARWCWALARPVELGAMERATEAIIGDHSFRAFAKAGQEERGDRCTVTEARWADWEGLGLEFHVTANRFLHHMVRYLVGTLVDIGLGHRPEGEMQLLLANDEDQETSPPAPPEGLFLRAVTYPAIIRDRERPGPRLVG, encoded by the coding sequence GTGACGAACGCCGACCTTCACCGCATCCGCTTCACCGTCCACTACGACGGCCGCGACTTCCACGGCTGGCAGGTGCAGCCCGACCGCCGCACCGTGCAGGGCGAGCTGGAGCGTGTGATCGCCAAGCTCACCGACGGCCCGCGCACCGTGCTGGGCAGCGGCCGCACCGACCGCGGCGTGCACGCCACCGGCCAGGTTGCCGCCGTGGACGTGCCCGTGCGCTGGAGCCCCGGCGCGCTTCACCGCGCGATGAACGCGCTGCTGCCGGACGACGTGTGGGTGAGCGAGGCCATGGCCGCCGCGCCGCGCTTCCACCCGCGCTACGACGCCATCTCGCGAAGCTACGTGTACCGCGTGGGCCTCTCGCCCGAGGCGGACTCGCCGTTCCGGGCGCGCTGGTGCTGGGCGCTGGCCCGCCCCGTGGAGCTGGGGGCGATGGAGCGCGCGACCGAGGCGATCATCGGCGACCACTCGTTCCGGGCGTTCGCCAAGGCGGGCCAGGAGGAGCGGGGCGACCGCTGCACGGTCACGGAGGCGCGGTGGGCGGACTGGGAGGGCCTGGGGCTGGAATTCCACGTCACCGCCAACCGCTTCCTGCACCACATGGTGCGCTACCTCGTGGGCACCCTGGTGGACATCGGCCTGGGCCACCGGCCGGAGGGCGAGATGCAGCTCCTCCTCGCCAACGACGAGGATCAGGAGACCTCGCCTCCCGCGCCGCCCGAAGGGCTGTTCCTGCGCGCGGTGACGTACCCGGCCATCATCCGCGACCGTGAGAGGCCGGGGCCGCGGCTGGTGGGGTGA
- a CDS encoding GAF domain-containing protein, whose protein sequence is MHFSARLHDAVDTDTVLRRFLPVLAGERGGRRVAYAEYDAATEALVHRWSTRPDASGEVDDAPLSLEPSRIHTLLADDAGGDRPLRPADGMPGWVMKDLLPGVDADKHWVHARSIAHDGRWLGVLVVASPRRWWQAKRSDESVQAGGDVLELCLGRAYALRGTAPAPGGLALAASERLRATEREAREAREALDAMSRKLAAMEDAAGAATEMLMDAHVELDRRSTRGRRQTRLLYLLRRLLERNAEGIAPQELAGEIVRTVSEAFEGHRCSILLLDPHGGTPELRVGAAIGFPSAVDYELVRIPVGSGISGEVARSSSGVVVRDAQEAGAHELVRDEWYTGTAFVSLPLACRGRVSGVLNLTNFREGTIDDAELEQLRLVALCVGLLVDHARLADRLFGSVTA, encoded by the coding sequence ATGCACTTCTCCGCCCGGCTCCACGACGCGGTGGACACCGACACCGTCCTCCGCCGCTTCCTGCCCGTGCTGGCGGGCGAGCGCGGAGGCCGCCGCGTGGCCTATGCCGAGTACGACGCCGCCACCGAAGCGCTCGTCCACCGCTGGAGCACCCGCCCCGACGCGTCGGGCGAGGTGGACGACGCGCCGCTCTCGCTCGAGCCCTCGCGCATCCACACCCTGCTGGCCGACGACGCAGGCGGCGACCGTCCCCTGCGGCCGGCCGACGGCATGCCGGGTTGGGTGATGAAGGACCTGCTGCCGGGCGTGGACGCCGACAAGCACTGGGTCCACGCCCGCTCCATCGCCCACGACGGGCGCTGGCTGGGCGTGCTCGTCGTTGCCTCGCCCCGCCGCTGGTGGCAGGCGAAGCGCAGCGACGAGTCGGTGCAGGCGGGCGGCGACGTGCTGGAGCTCTGCCTGGGCCGCGCGTACGCGCTCCGCGGCACCGCGCCCGCGCCGGGCGGGCTCGCCCTCGCCGCGTCCGAGCGGCTGCGCGCCACCGAGCGGGAGGCGCGGGAAGCGCGCGAGGCGCTGGACGCTATGAGCCGCAAGCTCGCCGCGATGGAGGACGCCGCGGGCGCCGCGACGGAGATGCTGATGGATGCGCACGTGGAGCTGGACCGCCGCTCGACCCGCGGCCGGCGGCAGACGCGGCTCCTCTACCTCCTGCGCCGCCTGCTGGAGCGCAACGCCGAGGGCATCGCCCCGCAGGAGCTGGCGGGCGAGATCGTCCGCACCGTGAGCGAGGCGTTCGAGGGGCATCGCTGCTCCATCCTCCTCCTCGACCCGCACGGCGGCACGCCCGAGCTGCGCGTGGGCGCCGCGATCGGCTTTCCTAGCGCGGTGGACTACGAGCTGGTGCGCATCCCCGTGGGCAGCGGCATCTCCGGCGAGGTGGCGCGCAGCAGCAGCGGCGTGGTCGTGCGTGACGCGCAGGAGGCCGGGGCGCACGAGCTGGTGCGCGACGAGTGGTACACGGGTACCGCCTTCGTCTCGCTGCCGCTGGCCTGCCGCGGGCGCGTGTCGGGCGTGCTCAACCTCACCAACTTCCGCGAGGGCACCATCGACGACGCGGAGCTGGAGCAGCTTCGCCTGGTCGCCCTCTGCGTGGGGCTGCTGGTGGACCACGCCCGTCTCGCCGACCGTCTCTTCGGCTCGGTGACGGCGTGA